TCTTGTTTCTGTGTCTCAGCTGTGTATCTTGCCTGGGGGAAATAGTGTTGGGAGGGAAGGATTACTAGGGGCATGGATTTTGGaggggggaggggtggggcaTGCTGTAATCCTGTTTTTATCACTTGGAGACATGGCAAGGAGAGACTCTGGGAGTGATGGTGGAGTCGATGCATGCATGTTTCAAGAGATGTCAGCAGAAATTTCCCTTGGATCTTCCATGGGTGTAAAGGCAGCTGGTTGGTCTGAGGGCACTGTGGCCTGGCatttaattcccttttcttGCTATGGCTTCCCAAGGGGAAATGACAGTCTGGAACAGGGTAGATGAGAGAATGGCATTTTTTGTGGTTCAGAGCCAGTGACCGGTGGGAGGAGACAGAATTAATTCTTGGCCTGTAGCATCTATTTGAGAAGCACCGAAGTACTTGGGAAAAATTGATGTATTttccaaaagaagcaaaacccaGAGGAAAATAACGTGTTCCTGCTGCAAAGGGTGCATTTACCCTGCCCAGCACTAAGGTCAAAAGTCATGTTTGTGTCACAGGCATTTGACTCTGTGCAGATCAAACCAATGTGTGTTGGGGTCACCCCAACTCATGGGATCACCCTATGCCCCTGCTGCAATCCCCCATTGCAGTGGTCTCTCTCCACCAGCACTGAGCAGGTCCTGGCCAAACCTTTCCCTGCAACATggcccctctgctgtgggagtgCAGGGAAGACAGTGCCACAGGGGGTCCCTGCTGGGACCTCCCCCAGCCACAGCTCCGCTTGGCATAGCACCTTGAGGATCTTGGAGGAGTGCAAACAGCCATGGATTGAGAAGCATGGGGCCAGGGTGGGAGCACAAGAGATACCTCTTCCTCATTCTCTTCATTGAAATGGCTGCATCTGCTactgcagcagtgctgttcCTCTGCTCTCTTACTGTCCCATGTCCTCCTCTACTCCTGTGCTTTTGTCCTCAATCCCTTTTAGCCCTCCAtagcttccttccttcctttcttcccctgactcactttctctgttttttatCCTTTAAGTCTCTCCTTCATTTCTCCAAGTACTTGAAtattcctcttctccaggctgtttcctccttctcccaagCTCTCACACCTTCTCAACAATGTACTTTTGTGTCCTGTTGACAAGCTGTTGTTTTACCTTTCCctggaggggatggggaggaaagGTAAAGATGTGTGAACAGAAAGAGGCACAGCTTTCCTGAAGACTACATGCTTATGTCTATCTGGTCTGTCAGCTGTTTTCTGGTGTCCCTGAGCAAGGCTGAAAGTGTCAGGGCTGTCTGGGtagaaggaaggaggggagaagACCAGAGATGTCCTGAGGCTGGCAGTGTCTGCCTGTCTGCATGTCATGTGATTGGCAGGGGCTGTCCCCTCCAGAAGAGTTGCCAGCCACACTCAAAACACATATGGAATGCCATGGCCTGGCATGGCAGCACTGTAAGTAAGGGGAAGTGCaaggggtttgggatggggttTGGAAAGGCTGGcactggagggagggaggaagaagacaGCAaatgagcagcagaggaggactTAAGTCAACCTTAATGTTGGTTGATGAAACAGTATGGGGACcagggctgggaacagggaTCTCCAAGCCTTAGCAAAACTGTCAGGAGCACACGTCCATCTTGTGGCTTTCTCTGGTGCTGTCACTGCAAAGCAGAGGTTCTCTTCACTCTCACCTGTCCACACAAATCAACCATTCTCAGCACCAGTAGGATGTGAGGGCTGCACCAGCACTTCCTAGTCCTTTCACCACCCACATTCACAGCTCCTGGTGTTCCTATATGCAGTATGTGCATACACTCTTCCCCCTGCACCAGGCCTCCTCAGTCCTGCAGGGAACAGGAGCATTGTCACTGGTGCCAGCAGCCATACCATGGACACTTGCAGAAACGGTCCTGTCACGCTGCCACCCATCCTGCCACACAACTGGCCCTCCTCAGCCCAAGGACATCAAAGacactgccagggctctgcttcTTCACAGCACTGAAGCAGGAAGCCACATTCCATCACCTTCACCCTGGGCTACAGAATGGTAATCTTTATGACTTCTGGGCCCAACCAAGGATTGGGCAGAGACACAATGCTGCTCTGcttaaagaaagcaaagcagaccCACGCAAAAGAGACTTTCCTTTGCCTGTAATGTGGATTTGAAGGACAAGGCTGTGTGTTTTGCCCTGTAGGTAtaggaatttttgtttgtaataaCGTGGTTTTTACACCCTGCTCCGTAATTTCTTGTTGGATCATAGACTACTTCTAAGGGATCCATAAAAGCTTGCTGAGAAAAACAAGCTCAGGTACTCCTCACTGCCATCTGCCCAAGCCAATATCCTACCAACATCCCGTGTACCTACCAGGAAGCCTACAAATggcaaatacaaaaaaaaattaaaaaaaaaaaaaaaaaaaaaaaaatcccacttggCACGACGACGGGAGTTCCAGGATGACCACAGGAAGTCAGCTGTTCCCGAGATATCCCCTGAGTAATACTGCAGAAGGGGAGAGTCTAAACCTTACACCAGAGATACCCACTCAGCGCACTCGGAGGCACACAAACTGTTCACCAGATAAGCCGTTCGCCAGAAACTTTGCTGAGCACGGCAATCCTGGACAACTTCCACTGAGGCGACCACAGCAGCGAACAGGCGTGGGTGCTCTGAGCAGAGAGCCAGAAGAACGAGCAGGGCTGCGTGTAGGCAACGGTGTCTGTGGTTCGTTGTGCGGCCCCGCGCGGAGCAGGGCGGGACTATCCCTGACAGCGTCCCCGCCACCACCGGCGGCCATTAAACCACCCAGCGCCGCCTCGCTTCCGCCTCGCTTCCCTCTTACTTCCGCCCGGCGCGCGCCGCGGGCCGCGGACGCCTGGGGGGGCGGGGCCAGCGGGGATGGGCCGCGCGGGGGGCAGCGTTTGGTTCGATGTCACTGCCGCCGCcggcgcgggggcggggccaTCGGGGCAAAGATGGCGCTGAACAGGAACCACTCGCAGGAGGGTGGTGTCATCATCCCCAATGCCGAGAGGTACCGGCGGGGTCGGGCGGGTCCTCCTTGCCCCCTGTCCCCTCATCAGGGCCGGGACGGCAGGGCCCGGTGGGGAGGAGGTTCCCGGTGGGGCGACCCCCGTGTCCTGCCCGGCCGCGCAGGCCAGGCTCGGCCTGGGGTTTGCGTTACTAAAGGGTTCCCTGGCAGGTTGGGGACGGGCTGGGGCGGGCGGTGGGGAGCAGGCTTGGCTGGAGTCCGTAGAGCTGCCCCGTCTTCACCGCGGGACCTCAGGGGTCCTTAAAGCCTCTCCAGTGGGCGTCCTGGATGAAGAACTGAGACTGCCATTGCTTGTATGTCAAGGAATtggccttttatttttaagttcgTGCACTTAATGACGCCAGAGAGGCAGAGACTATTTACGATAGGAGTCTTGATGACTTGAATTCAAAGTTCTTCTGCGCGGAGAAGCGCCTCTCCATGGAAGCACAGCTGGCTGCTCGCCCCGAGTGGGGATTGACAGACCAGTTTAACAGACTTGGCCTGCAGTTTGGTGGTGTTTGGGTGCTCCCAGCATCCTGGCAAGAGAAATCCTAGAAACTCGACACCCAGGAAAGGATCGAAGTGAAAGGATCAAAAGAGTTGGTTTGGGTCTGGTGATCAATAGGAAAATTACACTCAAAAAATATGCTGCATTTTGTGTTGAGTTTGGAGCTTGACTCCTTATACTTCAGTCAGGAAGGTCCTCTGACATGTTGAGCTCATGCCAGTTTAAAGGACGTTTTTCTATCCTTTgaatcctgggctgcatcaaaagcagcgtgggcagaaggtcaagggaggtgattctgcctcTGGATCCCACTTTGGCATGAcctcacctggagtgctgcatccagctctggggtccccaacGTAAGAAGGATATGAAACTGTtagagcaagtccagaggaggccatgaaaTAGGTGAGAGGAATGAAGCACTTTCTCTGTGAAGACATGCTGAGAATGTTGAGGCTGTTCAGCGTGGAGAAGAGAATGTTGTGTGGAGACTTCATTGCGGCCTTCTTGTGTCTACAGGGAAGGCGCAGAGGGACTCTTAgtcaggagctgcagtgctaggacaaggagtaatgggtaCAAgctgaaagaagggaaatttaggttagacattaggaagaaattctttactgtcaggttgatgaggcactggaacaggttgtctggatgagctgtggatgcctcagACTTGGCAGTGTTCAAAGCTGGGTTGGATAATGCCTTGAGCAAactgatctagtggaaggtggccATGGCaatggcagggaggttgggaTTAGGTAATctttgagatcccttccaacccttaACATTGGCTTGAGATCATAAAACCATACATCTTTGAGGTGCTACTCAGTCACAAGTGAGGACAGTGTGGCTCCACAGGGTGCACAGCCTCCCATGACAGCCCTGGACAGGCATGCAGGTGCAGACTGGTTCAGCAGCCTAATTACTCTCTGTGGTGGTGGCTGCATGTCATTGGCTTCCATGAGTAGCTGCAAAGCAGTAAACATTACAATGACTACATAGAAATTCTTCCCAGTGAGGCAAAATGATGTGAAATGCTGCTGCAAGACATGATAGAGGGAGTGCTCCGGTAAGATTAAAGTTGTCAAAAAGTTGGTTGTATTTAGCTTAGAATATATGTTTCCCCCTTGTGTTTTGGAAATGGGAAGAGCTCTGCTGTCTCATAACTCTGTCCCTTACAGCCAGTCTGAGAATCTCCATCTAGCTCAGCTATGAGGTAGTATCCCAGTAGAACTTCTTGGTCAGGTTTTTTCTCATCAAAGCTAGATTTTTCAGTGTCTTAATTCTCGGGTAGCTGCATTTTTCATATACATCTAcagtcttcttttcttccctaaGGAGCAAGCAATCTGCAACTGTAgggtgtttggttgtttttccaTATGGTGGTCCTGTAgattcctcccttccccaaatAATTGCACAGTTTCCTGACTTTGACTTCTACAGTATGCTGAACAGAATACATAAGGATTATTTTAGATCCAGTCCATTCAGGCTTGTGCTGATTTAGGGTTTTGTCACTTTGTTTTTCATGCTCTTGAACCATAAAACACCTTGGATTCTTCCACCACGGTAACACACTGAAGGTTTATCACCCCCAGggttcttttgtttcttcttactATGTGGTATTTTTAGATCTGCACCATAGACTCAATGACGTGCTTTCCCGAGATGActcttttttctgaaaatgtatttaatttttcatacactTCTATACCCCTTACCCTGCAGTGTTCACAATTCTCATCTGGGTTTGTGTCATTAGGAAACTCTGCTAATGTTCCCATAGACATCCAACAATAATACCTTTATTGCTGATGTTGCTGACTCATTGTTTCATTCCTTAATATGTACTGTTTACTACAAAAACTTACTTAAGTCATGTGAGGCAGGGTCAGCAGTGAGGGTGTCTGTGCAGCCACTTCCTCAGTTTGCACAGTGGGTGTGGTGTTAGAGCAGTTATTTTCCAGTACAGTGGACTTGATTTGAGCATGGACTGGGGAGAGAAGATTGCTCTGAGATTACACCTTGGCATCAAGGGGATGGTTTCTGACACCTCAGTCCTTTCTGTGCCCTGATCTTTGGGCTGAGGGTCTTCATGTGTAGAGTGGAGTTCCTCAGTCTGACACCTTTGAAGACAGAACCTCCCCCGTATATTAAAGGTGCCCTTTAtgaaggaggagcagggcttGTCTCAGATGCGAGGATGAATTCTTCCAGTTTGCATAAATGATCCATCTCTGTTCAAAGTCAAGACGGCGGGGCCCATAGCAGGGCTTTGGGAAATATTCAGAGTTTTGCTATGTTATTCCCTTCCCTGTGTGTTGAGGGTATGTGTCAGAGCTGTTACCAAGTTTGTCTCTCCAATCTGTCTGATTTCCTCCTGCAGTGTCCTCAAACAGTGTAAGGATGTGGAGCTCTCCTTCAGTGATGTGACAGGCAAGCCTGAAATCTTCAAAGGCACCAAGAAAGGAGTGTTGTATCTCACCCCTTACAGGGTAGGTCTGACGCCAGCAGGGTTGCTTCTTTCTCAGAGGATCCTGTAAACTTTAAACCTGAAACCTAGCTGAtgatagaagggatttttgttgTGGAAGGAACCACTGACAGCACTACATAAGAGAAGGAAGGGTGGAAAGGGGGTAGTTCATACCTACGTCACAATCGCAATCACCTACAAAGGCACATGCAGTCCTGGAAATCATTGTCTAAAGAATATATTTCATAAAATGTTGCAGTCAATGATACTTCCTTTGCTTAGCTTATCCTTAAAAAGCAGAACAGTAAAACTCTCTAAATGTGCTGGTGTGTTTTAAGTGGTTTATTATTTTGGAATGTGCATGCTTCAGGTGAGTGAGCCATGTGCTGTCAAATCTGTTGGGGATCCCCAGTATTAAAGCTGTGGAATAATTCAATGCATACTCATACTAGAGGTTAAGTTACCTTCTTTTTGGATGCTGATACAATGAGAGCTCCATCATCACTCTCTATTGAATTCAGGTAATTCAGAGGCATTCCCTCCTGTCTTGCAGATGATCTTTGTGTCCAAGGGCAAGGATCCTATGCTGTCTTTCATGATGCCGTTTTATTTGGTGAAAGGATGCTCCATTGAGCAGCCTGTTTTCTCTGCTAATTACATCAAAGGACAGATccaggctgaggctggaggTATGTGCCAGTGCTCTGTAGATTGAGCTCTTCCCCAAGCATTACAAGGCTTTTTTTGCTGAACATCAGACCATCTTATGTGCACAGGAAAGGTAGAGTAGCTGTGTGGTGTAGCTGGTGTGTCCACACTGAGGTAACTCCCCTCTCCTGCACTTCAGGGTACTGCTACCATGCTATGTTCTGCCCCCAGGCCAGGGACTGACTTGCCCAGGATGATTTTTGTTCAATTCTTTAACTTCTGTCTTGCTGTGTGTACCATGTTTATTcagcttgtttttcttctgtctttgaCCTGGAAGTATAGGTAAAAGACCAAGGCACCAGTCCATGCTATTGATACACAGAATTAGAATTAGCAAccacttttggttttggtgaAGTCAGGAGCCCCTTGGGTATAGTTTGCATGGATCTGGGAGTCTGCTGCACTGTCCATCACTGATTTAGCTTTGATCCCAATTTGATTGTGAAGATGCAGTAAGACTTAACAGTGGTGTTTATGACCAAACATGGGGAATTGCAAAAGATAAACAGGGTTTGGAAACGTGGCTTCTGGTCcaaatttcttcccttttcagcCCTTTCACGGGTATTTTCATGGCATCtgaatttgggggggggggggtgggggggggggattgtttgtttgtttatttgtttgttttttcctttgctttctgtttgtAACAATGTTTTAAAGTGACTGGGTTGTCTGGGGATCGTGGATCAACCCACTTTCTTGGGCTGAAGTCTTACTAAGACAGTGGTTTTATAGAGGTGGATCTCCAAAGGAATGACTTTATCTGTGATGGACTCTTATTTTCCTTATCTAATTAAATTATTATCAAGAGAGATAGTCTCTTGGGGACAAAGTAGGAATAAAGTATATAACAAATCTTATACTTAGATGACacatattttttgttaaaaacaccaaacccaaagCACCTTCCACCAAAAATAAGACCAAATCCAAAGAGCCCTAAGAAAACAAGACCTTGCAAGGTCTTAACCTTGCAAGACATCaccttgaaattttttttttttctgagaaattgcTATTATACCTCAGCATTTAATAATCTATCTGAGCTTCTATGTGTCAGTGAGATTAAAGATACTGTGTTTGATTTAAATCCTAGCTTGAGTTGCAGGTCCTGATCAATAGTTCACTGAGGATGTCAATAAAACTTAATCTGAGGGCTTTCAGCTAATATCCTCAGTGAAATAAATGTTTGATCTTTACACTGTTCATTATTAGGTTCTATTAAACTTTTCAGGAATGAAAAAACCAGCCATGTATTTAGAGTAGGCTGCTTCTACATGACTATAACTTTCAAAgggtaaaaaaatatattcctgaTCCTCTTGAGATATTATTTTGAAGGATATCTGATAGCAGTGCTATGACTCTTTCTCCCTGATAATAGGAtgcaaaatagttttgaaataatgaagaaaaaaataattgaagcacAAACAATTTTGCTGTCTTGACTGGTATTGAGGAGGCTAATAGTCTGATTAAATTCTAATTCTCTCTCCAAGgtggctgggaagggcaggggacATTTAAACTGACTTTCAACAGTGGAGGAGCCATTGAGTTTGGACAGCTGATGTTgaaagctgcttctgctggtAAGTGGTTTTCAGATCCTGTGGTTCCTCCAAGGTTGGCTGATCTAGTAAGCAAATCGCACTCGTTCTGAACTTCATGGGAAGAGGGGTACCCTAGGCCCTCTTCCACAGcaaagtgttttttctctttccagggGAACTTTTGGTTTCCCTTTcaatcctttttctttatttcatctCAGTGCTTTGTGCAGTCAGAATATTCTGGGGGATGGGCTTCTGAGGTGGACCACATTTACTACAGTATTGATGATTGATAGAGAGATGGGAAGACTGATTTGGTGATCAGAATTCGATTTTCCAAAAGCTTATATACAGTTTCAGAAAGtttaataattttccactaCAATAATCAGGTTAAAAGATCATACAGACAACTCATATATTCACAGCATGTTTCACTTGCAGAAGGTTGATTGAATCTCTTCCCGTAAGTAGGTTTAATCCTATTTCCTTTAACCTTCGAGGCTCTGTTTGTTCCTGCCATGGCATCTCGGTTATCAAACCAGCCATGCTAATTAAGTCTGTTTTACTCTCTGTCTTGTGCATTCCCACACTATAAAACCTTATTTCTCCTggaaaaatgttgaaatatGTGATGGTGAAAACTTGCTTCACTTACCTACTCTCAGCTCAGTTCTAAAATAGTGCAGTAAGATGGGGAAAGCTAACATGCCCAtttggagaggggaaaaatggcttttaaaaaacaatttatttttaaaattttcaaattaaggaacaagtactttttttctgataaaattttctttttaaagaaatgggcattttaaaatgtacttgttttcagaaagaaaatacattaaaaaaaaggaaaacatgctCTTCTGCTGCTTGCTTTAGAGTTGTCTTTTCTTCAAGCAGTGGGAGTTCTGTGGTAGGACTGGAACCTGTGAGGTTGTATTTTTGCAGCTGGTTTCCTTTAGCACTCCGTGACTAATGCTTTTCAGGCACAGTATTATACCAGGACTATATAGTGAATCTAGAGAAAGGGAAACAGTGCTGCATTAACAGgactattttcattttattctgtaCATTTAGTTCTAAGAAAAGATGTCTGGCTTACTAAACATGTGTTTGTTAGCTTCCAGTGGCGTTCCTCTGCAGAACCCTGGTTATGGATACACGCCTGTTCCCGGAGGATATGCACCCACTCTGCCTGCCCCTGGGGGCTACTCACCTGTGCCAGGAGGCTACGCTGCCCCACCGCTACCGAACGGATCTTATCCCTATGCACCACCTCCAGTGAATGCCTACGGACCTGCTCCACAGCCCATGGGATATCCATACGCCCAGACTCCAGGTTTGGAAGTTGTGTAATGACGGTTGTGTCAGGTTTTAGCTGTGAAGAAATCACTGTGGTACAGTGAGGGTTATGGTAAGGGTTGCTGTAGTTTTGTCTCCATCAAGGAACCTTCTCCTTGCAGAAATCTGTCATGTGCTGTTGATCAcatcttctgctgctgtttctctgcatcacttccctctccctccttatTTTGATGCTCTGTGCTACTTCTGTCTGCTCTCCCAAATGCATCTGCTTGCCCGCTAACCTTGACAACTTAACACTATAGTTCTAGCTACATGAAAATGTGGTTTGCAAattgtgctgctgcttggtAGAGAATTACTGCCTGCTGACATGACAGACATTAGCAAATTCTCAAATCCCTGCTGTCTGCATCCCTGCCAAGCCTAGAGAGCTTCCCTTACCACTGCTCTTCGCCCCAGCTGATGTGCTGTTGGGCCTGTGAGCTCTATCCCCTCTGTCCTATGGTCTGTGGTCCAAAGCATCAGCTTGGTGTTGTCTTTTTCAGGTATTTACCCACCACTTCCAAACGTGAACCCCATGTACATGCCATCTCCACCACCCTACTCTGGggcacctcctgcagcaccctcagctcccccagtcTGGGTGAGCCCAGGAATGCCAGGTAAAAGGGATTGGGCAGTTGCCAGGGTCTGGGTGCAAAAGGGTGCCTGGGGGCTTGGGCTGAGGGTGGCATAGGCACAGCATGGGGTGGAGAAGCTGTTGCAAGAGCTCCAAGTCTTCTGTagggagctgctcagccttgCGCTGCACAGCTTGTGATCAGCTCTAGCTAGCtttcctgagctgctctgaATTCTAACCCAGCTTGCTGCAGTTCCTGTTGGCTCCTTGGGCCTTTGTTGGCTCCTTGGAAGAGGTGAGACTggggagaaggctctggggctAGGGCCATTGCCTCAGATATTTAAGGTGacttcttctctttcctttccaggAGGCAGTAAGGCCGTGGAAGCTGCTTCTAGTGCATATTACAACCCTGCCAACCCACACAATGTGTACATGCCCATGGTGAGTACCATGCCTGGTCTTCATGTCCCTACTCCCTCCCTGTCACTAGCTGAGATGGTGCTTTGCTTTTTTAGCAAAGTTCAGTGTACCTTCATCCTGCATATTGAACATGCACAGAAAGTATGCATTTTTCTGTGTGGGAGGCTCCCATGAAAAAAGCTAGTTAAATTTTTAgtcaggaaaggaggaaggcCTTAAGATTGATCCAGTAACTGCCATTTACTACCTGTCGTACTCCTAAAGGCATAACAGACTTGCATGGGCACAGAGAAAGCACGGAGCTCGCTGCATCCATTGGGTCTGAAAATGAGGagagttaaagaaaaatagGTCACTTAAGGATGATGGCATCTgggtttctgttttgctttctttctgggCTGCATGGAGACAGGGAGGTCTCTTACTGTTCAGTCAGTGGCAGCCAGTAGGTTGTCTGTAGCCTCCAGCTGGTACATGGCAGTATGGCTGTGCCCCTCCCTGCGTCGCTTGGCTCTGGTGGGCTGGAGACTGGTTGTTAGGAAAATCAATCCACAAACaacagaggtttatgtccaaaaaggagacagaggagtcctttttactttattcaaataaagggagaggccataaGGCGTTTCCCCTGGGGTCACTCAAATTttcggaggatgcagcctcctttttatcctaatttcccggccgcatttctctctttttccccattggctgaggtacttgaaaGGTACAGACTTCCTGGAATGCCTAAtacctaagattccccttttaatgtataatgcccctaatttttaattcttatgggatttatgggttttccccattgttactttcatcttttGATATCCAGTTTCATTTATAAACAAGCCTACAGACAACGGTTTGTTTGTAGAGGCAAAtaccttcttttcctttcatcaatcagtggaatccttcccactgtttctcttatctctcagtgctagttttatctaccagcagacctAGGACTTGTTTGTAAtgacaaatcttgtcattcctctcactgATGGAGCAGCAAAGCTGGCCCTCAGCCAAGGGTTTGGTGTCTGCTGGGTCAGAGTTATAAACTTCAACAGGGACAAAGccctggaagggaagggaggatggcatttaaaacagattaaatgGTCCATTTGCAGTAGACATTTGTTACCTGGTTTTGAGGGGACTTTTCCTAGAAATGTTTTGGAGACAGCATGTATCATGGAACATAGCTGATACTAGAGAGGAATAGAACTTGGTTCTGTCTGTAGCTCACTACAGGGCACTCATTTCTGGTGAGCCAAGCCTGGGAATGCCTGGAAAGAGCTGGTCATAAAACAAGGATGGTTGTTGACTCTGCTGTATCTCTTTCCAGGATCAGCCGCCTCCTTATGCACCTCCTGAGGATAAGAAGAACAACTAACAGAAGGAAATTGCAGCTAGCCTCCCACATTCTCTCTCCCTGAAGACTCTTTGGCTGTTAGTACCCCTCAAGTTAGCATATCTCTAGATCTCTGTCTACAATATAGTGCTGAGCGGCTGAGCACCTGCCCTCTTTAAACATTGAGTCAGTGGCAATACAAGGCAGGACAACAGCACTTTCCTACTTACTTGCTTTATTTCTTGGGGTTGAAGGACTAACTTTTGCCCTGCCGTTGGTTTCAGGAGAGAGATGGACTTCTTATTATTAAACTGTATCACATGACTAATCTAGGACTAAAATGTGAAGGCTCTGGGATCTTGTTGTGGTAGAACAACTTGGAATGCCAAACTTTTGACTTCTGAAGCCTGTCCAGGAAGAAAGGTGTAGAGAGCTGTGGGGTTCCCTGAGGATCCTCAGGTGCGCTAGAAAGGCGTTAAATTTCCTTAAATTCTAGGGCAGTTCAGTGTGAGATGGGACTTTGGAAATCCTGTATTGCGTTGGAAGTGTGTGGCATCCTGGACTAACCGTTGAGGGGTGATGACCCTGAGAAGTGCATTTGAAGAGGTGCTGAAGCATTTGGCTGCACaagag
This sequence is a window from Hirundo rustica isolate bHirRus1 chromosome 4, bHirRus1.pri.v3, whole genome shotgun sequence. Protein-coding genes within it:
- the WBP2NL gene encoding postacrosomal sheath WW domain-binding protein, which codes for MALNRNHSQEGGVIIPNAESVLKQCKDVELSFSDVTGKPEIFKGTKKGVLYLTPYRMIFVSKGKDPMLSFMMPFYLVKGCSIEQPVFSANYIKGQIQAEAGGGWEGQGTFKLTFNSGGAIEFGQLMLKAASAASSGVPLQNPGYGYTPVPGGYAPTLPAPGGYSPVPGGYAAPPLPNGSYPYAPPPVNAYGPAPQPMGYPYAQTPGIYPPLPNVNPMYMPSPPPYSGAPPAAPSAPPVWVSPGMPGGSKAVEAASSAYYNPANPHNVYMPMDQPPPYAPPEDKKNN